The sequence GCATCGGTCTCGAGCCCTTCCACCCCATAATCAATGCGACCCTCAAAAATATCGAGGAGAAGGGGCCCCTCATGTCGCTTACAGGACCGGTAATCAGGGGCGACGTGGAGACAATCGCCGACCACCTGCGCGCCATGGAAGGCATGGAAGGCCAGAAAGCCGTCTACAAGGCCCTGTCGCTGGCCGCCCTTCAAATGACAAAGAGAAGGGGCGTCCTCGACGATGAGACCGTCAAAAACATGGAGACGCTACTGAAGGGGATCAAGGGATAAGCCCCCGGAAGCTCCCCGCCGGTCGAGGCCCACTCAGGCGCCGCCCCCGCAAGGAGACCGGGTTCTTTACTCCTTATTTATTAATGGTGGCGAGACACTCGATTTCCACTTTTGCTCCCAGGGCGAGACCGTTCGCACCGATCGCGCTTCGAGCCGGCAGCCGGTCTGTTTTGAAATAGGTCATATAGATCTCGTTCATGAGCGGCCATTCCAACATATCCGCGATCATGACCGTGCATTTAAACACGTTGTCCATAGAAGAGCCGTATTTTTCAAGGGTAGCCTTGATATTCTCCAGGGTCTGCCTCGTCTCTGCCTTTATGCCTCCCGGCGCCACCTTCATCGTCCGGTAATCAACGCCTATCTCGCCGGAAAGATAAAGGATGTTCCCCACCCGCGCCGCGTCTGAAAAAGGCAATGCCATGGGACGGGGCGTCTTGAGATATTCGACCGGCCTCTCCTCTCTGCCCTGTCCCGCTCCCGCACCAATCGCACATAAGACTGAAAATGAAACTGCAGCAATAAGAATACCGGTTACTCTCATTCTCTTTCCTCCTTTTCCTTTTTGTCCTAATACCGTATACAGCGGCCCGTCCGTAACGCTCTTATCTGCCCGCCGCACCGTGGTGCGGGCCTTCCCGCGCCGTACCTTTTACTTGATATTATGCGCAAAAATAGTTATGAATTCAAACGCGCATGGCACCTAAAACGAGACATATGTGGACCCGGACCGCGATAGCAGCCGGTTCATTGGCTCTTTTCCTTCTGGTTGCGGGTGATTTCCTTTACGCCCAGCGCAGGGGCGGAGGCGGGTCTATGCAGCAGCAGGGAAGAGGAAGGACCGAATACCGGGAGCCGACCCTTCCTCTTGATTTTGACGACCGGCCCTTCGAGATGGACCAGGCGCGCCTGCCGACGTTTTATGTGGGGTATGAGCCGGGACGCCTCTATGACCGTTTGAAAAGCCGGAAATCAGACCCCACCCTCGTCTATGCCATCCGCTTCAACTCCGCCGATACGCGGTATGATCCGTCCGACGAACTCCTTCACGTGCGGTGCCGCCTGTCGGGGGTACTTGCAAGCAGGAAAGAGACCGACGCCCTGAAGGGATTGAGCGTCAAATATACGCCCCTCATAGATAACCGTTATTCGGGCACGGACGCATCGGGCGCACGAGTTGAAATGGAAGAGATCAAATTCCAGGAGTACCTCC comes from Syntrophorhabdaceae bacterium and encodes:
- a CDS encoding RidA family protein, producing MRVTGILIAAVSFSVLCAIGAGAGQGREERPVEYLKTPRPMALPFSDAARVGNILYLSGEIGVDYRTMKVAPGGIKAETRQTLENIKATLEKYGSSMDNVFKCTVMIADMLEWPLMNEIYMTYFKTDRLPARSAIGANGLALGAKVEIECLATINK